Proteins encoded by one window of Streptococcus sanguinis:
- a CDS encoding tyrosine-type recombinase/integrase produces the protein MKSVRRRHPELAPASPHKLRHTGATLAKQAGVSLEAFSEALTHSDKEITKTYVNIKDKVNQTVGDIAFRSLKN, from the coding sequence ATGAAATCAGTCAGACGAAGACATCCCGAATTAGCACCAGCATCACCACACAAACTAAGACATACTGGTGCTACTCTTGCTAAACAAGCAGGTGTTTCTCTTGAAGCCTTCTCAGAAGCTCTTACTCATAGTGATAAAGAGATTACAAAAACTTACGTTAATATCAAAGATAAAGTCAATCAGACTGTAGGTGATATTGCTTTTCGTAGTTTAAAAAATTGA
- a CDS encoding TMEM175 family protein, protein MKKDRLIVLTDAVLAIIMTILVLELEKPTTPSLEAFWDLRQNFFACFLSFFWLGSLWMALNTLWEKVEKISSEIIWWNLFLLLERQEFSLENFMPSKIPV, encoded by the coding sequence ATGAAGAAAGACAGATTAATTGTATTGACAGATGCTGTTCTAGCAATTATTATGACCATCTTGGTTTTAGAGTTAGAAAAACCAACAACACCAAGTCTTGAAGCTTTTTGGGATTTACGGCAAAATTTCTTTGCTTGTTTTCTTTCCTTTTTCTGGTTGGGATCGTTATGGATGGCACTAAACACATTATGGGAAAAGGTTGAGAAAATTTCCTCAGAAATTATTTGGTGGAATTTGTTTCTACTCTTGGAGCGGCAGGAGTTCTCTTTGGAGAATTTCATGCCATCCAAGATACCAGTCTGA
- a CDS encoding DUF389 domain-containing protein, with product MTANYSTREYREKLYDDLHVRLRDTAILMCAIFIASIGLNMNSTAVIIGAMLISPLMTPIVGLGFGLAIFDTRLIKQSLEVLLTQVLVSLLVSTLYFWISPLSYASSELIARTSPTIWDVLIAIAGGIAGVIGSRKKEANNIVPGVAIATALMPPICTAGYGLANGNVRFLLGALYLFLINCVFIMLANIVGTRILMRKTPLTSFKELSIKMRIGLISLIVLLILPASYSAVTLTIEQARKEGIKQFVGKEFANYTVINQVYKSSNNELVLTVVGDPISEEELETLHQKQASYGIQSVQLKVNQVQNSPTLDSEATKEFYENIDKYIDQKLSEKDSQNDLVKENEADKD from the coding sequence ATGACTGCCAATTATTCAACACGGGAATACCGTGAGAAATTATACGATGACCTTCATGTTCGATTGAGAGATACAGCGATTTTGATGTGTGCAATTTTTATTGCCTCTATCGGACTAAATATGAATTCAACAGCTGTCATTATAGGAGCCATGTTGATTTCACCTCTCATGACACCGATTGTTGGACTGGGATTCGGTTTAGCTATTTTTGATACGCGTTTAATCAAGCAATCTCTAGAGGTTTTATTGACTCAAGTGTTGGTCAGTTTGCTTGTCTCGACTCTGTATTTCTGGATTTCTCCCTTGTCTTATGCAAGTAGCGAGTTGATTGCACGAACCTCTCCAACCATTTGGGATGTCCTCATTGCTATTGCTGGTGGGATTGCTGGTGTGATCGGTTCAAGGAAAAAAGAAGCAAACAATATCGTGCCAGGAGTAGCCATTGCTACAGCTCTGATGCCGCCTATCTGTACTGCTGGCTATGGTTTAGCTAATGGGAATGTACGATTTTTATTGGGGGCTCTCTATCTTTTCTTGATCAACTGTGTCTTTATCATGCTAGCCAACATTGTTGGAACAAGAATTTTGATGAGAAAAACTCCTTTAACTTCATTTAAAGAGCTGAGCATTAAAATGAGAATTGGCTTGATATCTTTGATTGTATTGTTGATTCTTCCAGCTAGCTATTCGGCAGTTACTCTGACAATAGAACAAGCGCGCAAAGAAGGGATCAAACAGTTTGTAGGAAAAGAGTTCGCCAATTATACGGTTATTAATCAAGTCTACAAGTCAAGTAACAATGAATTGGTCTTGACGGTTGTTGGAGATCCGATTTCAGAAGAAGAATTAGAAACACTCCACCAAAAACAAGCCTCTTACGGTATTCAATCTGTTCAATTGAAAGTGAATCAAGTTCAGAACTCGCCAACATTAGATAGTGAAGCGACCAAGGAATTTTATGAAAACATTGACAAGTATATTGATCAAAAACTCTCTGAAAAAGATTCACAAAACGATCTCGTAAAAGAAAATGAAGCAGACAAGGATTGA
- the cadX gene encoding Cd(II)/Zn(II)-sensing metalloregulatory transcriptional regulator CadX: MKKDSICQVNVINQQNVTTATNYLEKEKVQKSLRILSKFTDNKQINIIFYLLVVEELCVCDIACLLNLSMASASHHLRKLANQNILDTRREGKIIYYFIKDEEIRDFFNQLG; this comes from the coding sequence ATGAAAAAAGATAGTATCTGCCAAGTGAATGTTATAAATCAACAAAATGTTACAACCGCAACGAACTACCTTGAAAAGGAAAAAGTCCAAAAATCACTTCGCATTTTATCAAAGTTTACCGATAATAAACAGATAAATATCATCTTTTATCTCCTTGTTGTTGAAGAACTCTGTGTCTGCGATATAGCCTGTTTACTAAATCTCAGTATGGCATCTGCCTCCCACCATCTTCGTAAACTAGCCAATCAAAACATCTTGGATACTAGAAGAGAGGGGAAAATTATATATTATTTTATAAAAGATGAGGAAATCAGAGATTTTTTTAATCAACTAGGATAA
- a CDS encoding heavy metal translocating P-type ATPase, whose protein sequence is MSFKVLHRGYQHIRLSSSFSLTLDIQDYLRSLAKDEKGIDSIQFYMDQQHFTLRMKEGFSVLENAEAFLKKIDKGKVSDLMTLPIRREESAYSIVSGAAIKRLLFRSFVPYPIRYIWTCYQALGYVKEAYQTLARKELTMEVLDCSAILLSLFMNQSKTASNIMFMLDLGNHLDQWSLKKTATDLEQSLLAKESDVFLVRGDMVISIKSSDVQVGDVLVVSQGNEILFDGQVVSGLGMVNESSLTGESFPVEKKEGDSVCANTVLETGELRIRVTDNQINSRILQLINLMKKSEESKKTKQRHFIRMADKVVKYNFLGAGLTYLLTGSFSKAISFLLVDFSCALKISTPVAYLTAIKEGLNREMVIKDGDVLEKYLEVDTFLFDKTGTITTSYPLVEKVLPFGDYTEKDILRISACLEEHIYHPIANAIVKQAEIEGIEHEEMHGKLQYVASKGIKSQIDGQSVVIGNYVLMQDEQVRISSEQLALIEQYKTHYNLLFLAYKKELIGMFCIHTPLRSEAKVALKKLKRQGKKLILATGDTLARTEELVKDLPFDNVYTDLKPDGKFQLVQELQKAGRTILMVGDGLNDSAALTLADIGVVMNESADISKQMSDILLLDNRLDFFEELNSLSESLQKLIQRNIQETVVINGSLIGFGLLNWLSPSNLSILHNLTTLRIVLRSLSIKSR, encoded by the coding sequence ATGTCTTTTAAAGTGCTACACAGAGGATATCAACATATCCGATTATCGTCCTCGTTTTCACTGACCTTGGATATTCAAGATTATCTTCGTTCCTTGGCTAAAGATGAAAAAGGGATCGACTCTATTCAGTTTTATATGGATCAGCAGCACTTTACTCTACGTATGAAAGAAGGCTTCTCTGTATTAGAAAATGCAGAGGCCTTTTTAAAAAAAATTGACAAGGGGAAAGTTTCGGACTTGATGACTCTTCCCATTCGTAGAGAAGAGAGTGCTTATTCAATTGTATCGGGTGCAGCGATTAAGCGTTTGCTGTTTCGAAGTTTTGTACCCTACCCTATTCGTTATATTTGGACTTGTTATCAGGCTTTGGGTTATGTCAAAGAAGCCTATCAAACTTTAGCGCGCAAGGAACTAACCATGGAGGTCTTGGACTGTTCGGCCATTTTGTTGTCCTTGTTTATGAACCAATCCAAGACAGCTAGCAACATCATGTTTATGCTTGATTTGGGTAATCATCTGGATCAGTGGTCTTTAAAAAAAACAGCAACAGATTTGGAACAAAGCCTTCTTGCTAAAGAAAGTGATGTTTTCTTAGTGCGGGGAGACATGGTCATCAGCATCAAGAGTTCTGATGTTCAAGTAGGTGATGTATTAGTTGTCTCCCAAGGTAATGAAATCTTGTTTGACGGCCAAGTGGTTTCAGGATTAGGCATGGTCAATGAGAGTTCCTTGACTGGAGAGAGCTTCCCTGTTGAAAAGAAAGAGGGAGATTCTGTATGTGCGAATACTGTTTTGGAAACAGGAGAGTTAAGAATTCGTGTGACTGATAATCAGATAAACAGTCGTATTTTGCAACTCATCAATCTGATGAAAAAATCTGAAGAGAGTAAGAAGACAAAACAACGTCATTTTATTAGGATGGCAGACAAGGTTGTAAAATATAACTTCTTAGGTGCTGGTTTGACTTATCTGTTAACAGGTTCGTTTTCAAAAGCCATTTCCTTTTTATTGGTGGATTTTTCATGTGCTCTAAAAATATCCACACCTGTAGCCTACCTTACGGCCATAAAGGAAGGTCTAAATCGAGAAATGGTTATTAAAGATGGTGATGTATTAGAAAAATATCTGGAAGTGGATACTTTCTTGTTTGATAAAACGGGTACCATCACGACGAGTTATCCTTTGGTTGAAAAGGTTCTTCCTTTCGGAGATTATACTGAGAAAGATATTTTAAGAATAAGTGCATGTTTGGAGGAACATATCTATCATCCTATTGCCAATGCAATTGTTAAACAAGCTGAAATTGAAGGCATTGAACACGAAGAAATGCATGGCAAGCTTCAGTATGTTGCAAGCAAAGGGATTAAATCGCAAATTGATGGTCAATCGGTTGTCATTGGAAATTATGTACTAATGCAAGACGAACAGGTAAGAATTAGTTCTGAGCAGCTGGCCTTGATTGAGCAATATAAGACTCATTACAATTTATTGTTTTTGGCTTATAAGAAAGAATTAATTGGGATGTTTTGTATCCACACTCCCTTGAGAAGCGAGGCGAAAGTTGCATTGAAAAAGCTAAAGCGCCAAGGGAAAAAACTGATTCTGGCAACTGGTGATACGTTGGCTAGAACAGAAGAGTTGGTTAAAGATCTGCCATTTGACAACGTTTATACTGATTTAAAACCAGATGGTAAGTTTCAGTTGGTTCAGGAATTACAGAAAGCTGGCCGAACTATTTTGATGGTTGGAGACGGGTTAAACGACTCTGCTGCCTTGACGCTTGCAGATATTGGGGTTGTGATGAATGAAAGTGCTGATATTTCTAAGCAGATGAGTGATATTTTATTATTAGATAATCGTTTAGATTTCTTCGAGGAATTGAATTCTTTATCTGAATCGTTGCAGAAATTAATTCAAAGAAATATTCAAGAAACAGTTGTAATAAATGGAAGTTTAATTGGATTTGGGTTGTTAAATTGGTTAAGCCCATCTAATCTTTCGATATTGCACAATCTGACTACTTTAAGAATCGTCCTTCGTAGTCTTTCTATTAAAAGTAGGTAA
- a CDS encoding DUF1269 domain-containing protein: MENLVVSVFNTESEAYQSFADLKAFRQTQTTKVAQIALVKNENGHIVEKERYDFEDSTTDATLEGGLLGAVIGLLGGPIGVLFGYGIGSLYGLAAGDTVDTAEAGLIDVVSQKLIDGETAVVALVQENNEAVIDAYFTKYDTQIVRWDVATVVAEIEAALQVQEDLYNQARAQMKAERKAERKAKLEEFKANVKAKFDKLKA; the protein is encoded by the coding sequence ATGGAAAACCTAGTAGTTTCAGTCTTTAACACTGAAAGCGAAGCTTATCAGTCCTTTGCGGATTTGAAGGCTTTCCGCCAAACTCAGACGACCAAGGTTGCTCAAATCGCCTTGGTCAAAAATGAAAACGGTCACATCGTTGAAAAAGAACGCTATGACTTTGAAGATTCAACGACGGATGCAACCCTAGAAGGTGGCTTGCTCGGTGCAGTTATCGGGCTTTTGGGTGGTCCTATCGGCGTCTTGTTTGGTTATGGTATTGGCAGCCTCTATGGTTTGGCTGCTGGTGATACCGTTGATACGGCAGAAGCTGGCTTGATTGACGTTGTGTCTCAAAAATTGATCGACGGCGAAACAGCCGTTGTCGCCTTGGTGCAAGAAAACAACGAAGCAGTCATCGATGCTTACTTCACCAAGTACGACACCCAAATCGTGCGTTGGGATGTAGCAACCGTCGTAGCCGAAATCGAAGCAGCTCTGCAAGTCCAAGAAGACCTCTACAACCAGGCACGTGCACAAATGAAGGCTGAACGTAAAGCCGAACGCAAGGCTAAACTTGAAGAATTCAAGGCAAATGTCAAAGCAAAATTTGACAAATTGAAAGCCTAA
- a CDS encoding CadD family cadmium resistance transporter yields the protein MIQNIVTSIILYSGTAVDLLIILMLFFAKRKSRKDIINIYLGQFLGSVSLIFLSLLFAFVLNYIPSKEILGLLGLIPIFLGLKVLLLGDSDGEAIAKDGLRKDNKNLIFLVAMITFASCGADNIGVFVPYFTTLNLANLIVTLLTFLVMIYLLVFSAQKLAQVPSIGETLEKYSRWFIAVVYLGLGIYILIENNSFNMLWTVLS from the coding sequence ATGATTCAAAATATTGTTACTTCAATAATCCTGTATTCTGGGACAGCCGTAGACTTACTTATTATCCTAATGTTATTTTTTGCCAAAAGAAAAAGCAGAAAAGACATCATTAACATCTATTTAGGACAATTTCTAGGCTCTGTTAGTCTAATATTCCTAAGTTTGCTTTTTGCATTTGTCTTAAATTATATTCCTAGTAAAGAGATTTTAGGTTTACTCGGTTTGATTCCAATTTTCCTAGGCCTCAAAGTTTTGCTTTTAGGAGATTCTGATGGAGAAGCTATTGCAAAAGATGGTTTGCGAAAAGACAATAAAAACCTGATTTTTCTAGTCGCTATGATTACTTTTGCAAGTTGTGGCGCTGACAATATTGGTGTCTTTGTCCCATATTTTACCACCTTAAATTTAGCGAATTTGATAGTGACTTTACTTACTTTTCTAGTCATGATTTATCTCTTGGTTTTTTCTGCCCAAAAATTGGCACAAGTCCCTTCTATTGGAGAAACCTTGGAAAAATATAGCAGATGGTTTATTGCCGTTGTTTATTTAGGATTGGGGATATATATCCTGATTGAAAACAACAGTTTTAACATGCTATGGACTGTGTTAAGCTAG
- a CDS encoding DUF6110 family protein, translated as MLKEVLNVAKVAKKSSLFLGGVAFGTLGLKVLASKEAKKGYSKALAKAYKLKDGLDASVSVVKQHGDDVLQDAKYLYEQEKKEEQLDSLTGE; from the coding sequence ATGTTAAAAGAAGTATTAAACGTCGCAAAAGTTGCGAAAAAATCATCTCTCTTCTTAGGAGGGGTAGCATTTGGGACGCTTGGCTTGAAAGTCTTAGCAAGTAAAGAAGCTAAGAAAGGCTATTCTAAGGCCTTGGCTAAAGCTTACAAATTGAAAGATGGACTGGATGCATCTGTTTCTGTTGTAAAACAACACGGTGATGATGTTTTACAAGACGCTAAATATTTATACGAACAGGAAAAGAAAGAAGAACAATTAGATAGCCTGACAGGTGAATAA
- a CDS encoding potassium channel family protein: MKRLKMLWHIMQVTGFTRFALSFVTFVFGSGGVLFLVEPAITNYGDGLWYAFVTSTTVGYGDLLAVTLIGRITSVFLTIYGLIFFGCLSAVIFNYYTNLNKERGEDK; encoded by the coding sequence ATGAAACGTTTAAAAATGTTATGGCATATTATGCAGGTTACGGGTTTTACTCGGTTTGCTCTGAGTTTTGTGACCTTTGTTTTTGGGTCAGGAGGCGTGCTTTTCCTAGTTGAACCTGCTATCACAAATTACGGAGACGGTCTTTGGTATGCTTTTGTGACTTCGACGACTGTCGGCTACGGGGATCTCCTAGCTGTGACCTTGATTGGAAGGATTACCAGTGTCTTCTTGACGATTTATGGGCTCATATTTTTTGGCTGTTTATCAGCTGTTATTTTTAATTATTATACCAATTTAAATAAGGAAAGAGGAGAGGACAAATGA